The Maritimibacter sp. DP1N21-5 DNA window CAGGGCCGCCGCCCCGACACCTGGGCCTCGGTCACGATCCGCGCGTTTCCGTTTCCGATCCAGATCGCCATGGACCCCGTCTGCGACAGCACCGCCTCCGACAATACCGGGCATGGCGCGCCCCCTTCCGGCGTCTTGGTCACTACGACGAAATCCGCCACTGCACACGCCTCCCCCACGCGATCCAACGCCCCGCGCCCGGCCAGATGCGCGACCGTCAACCCCTTGACCTCGGCGATCCGCAGCCCCTCCTCGCCCGTGAACACCGCCCGCGCGAAGCCGGTGGGCTGATCCGCGCCGTCGCCATCATTGGCGAGCCAGTTTTCGGCCGCGAAGCCATCGCCGCGATCCTTGGACAGGCCACGCCCGTCTGCGCCCATCGCCCCGACCAAGCCCCCGCTGGGCGAAATCAGGATGTCGGGCCGGGTCGCCTGCGTCCAGCCGACCAGGGCCGCGGCAACCGCTGCCGCCCCCAGAACCCGCCCCCATCCGCGCAAGAGGATCGTCGTCAACCCACCGAGCGCGATCACCGGCAGGACCCAGCCCGGCGGCACGACGACCGTGTCCACTGCTCCCGGCAAGTCGGCGGTCCAGCGCGCGACCCAGAGGATCCACTCGATGGGCCAGCGCATGAGGTCGAGCGCGATCCACGACAGCCCGAGCGGCGCGAGAAGCGCCGCGACCACGGCCAGCGGCATGATCAGGGTCCCCATGACGGGAACCGCCACCACATTGGCGATCAACCCGTAATGCACAACGCGGTTGAAGATCCCCGCCGAGAACGGCGCCGTGGCCAGACCCGCAACAAGTGAAGACAGCACAACGGCAAAGACTGGCCGCGCCCATTTGGGTACCCGACCCGTCTCGAACGACCGCAAGGTCCCGAAGACCGCGACCAGCGCCGTGGTCGCCGCAAAGGACATCTGGAACCCGGCCTCCACGAGGCTTTCGGGTTGCAGAACCAAGAGCACCAGCGCCGCCACCGCAACCGCCCGCAGCGTCAGCGCCCGCCGCCCTGCGATGATCCCGCCCATCATCACCGCCACCATGATGAAGGCCCGTTCGGTCGACACGGCTCCGCCCGACAACGACAGGTAGAAGCCCCCCGCCACAAGCGCCCCGGCCGCCGCGATCCGGCGAATGTCGGTCCGGGTCGCCCAGCCGGGCACGAGGACCAGCCCCAGCCGCAGGCTCGCAAAGACGAAGCCCACCAGAAGCCCCATGTGAAGGCCCGAGATCGCAAGAAGATGCGCGAGGTTCGAATCGCGTAGCGTCTCTACCGTTGCCGTCCCCATCGCCGCCCGGTCGCCCGTGGTGATCGCGGCGGCGAAAGCCCCCGCCTCGCCTGGGATCGCGGCACGCACCGCCGCGGAAATCCCAGCCCGCAGCCGGGCGATCGGCAGGTCGCGCTCGGACGGGGCCACCACCATCGCGGGCACGCGCGTATAGCCCACGGCGCCGATCCCGCGAAACCATGCCTGCCGGCGAAAATCGAACCCGTTGGGCTCCACGGGACCTTCAGGACCTGACAGATGGGCGGTGACGGCGACACGCATCCCGGGTGTTGGGGCGATCCATTGCTGCGCACCATGAAGCGAAACGCGCACCCGTTTCGGCACCCGCTCGGGTCGCAACCGGTCGAGTCGCACTTCGTCGAGGGTGAGCCGCACTGCGTCTGACCCCGAGACATCCACCGCGACGATGCGCCCTTCCACGGGGCCGTAGTAGCGAAAGCCAAGCACCGGTGCGGCGACCCGGTCGGCCCGCCAACCAGCGACGCCCACGCCGCAGAGCACCGCAGCCACGGCGAGCACGGGCAGTCCGAACCCCGACAGCGACCGCCGCCCGATCCACCGCGCGAGAAGGCCCAGACCGAGGACCGCGAACGCGATGAGCGCCCAGGTCACACGGCCCGGTTCGACGCGCAGCAGGAAATACCCGCCGATCCCGATCCCCAGGAACACCGGCGCGAAAAGCACCAGCCGCCCGCGCAAGCGCTCCAATCGCTCGGAAACCATCGCGAGACCTCTCCCCGGTGGCTGCACTTGTCCTCTCCCGCCCGGACGTCTAGACCATGCCCGACGCTACCCTCTCCATGGTTTCCGAAAGGTTAACGCGCCCCATGTCGCATACCCCCGTCGTCACCCGTTTCGCGCCCTCGCCCACCGGCTATCTTCACATCGGCGGCGCGCGCACGGCGCTGTTCAACTGGCTCTACGCGCGCGGGCGCGGCGGCAAGTTCCTGCTCCGGATCGAGGACACCGACCGCGAGCGCTCCACGCCCGAGGCGACGGCGGCGATCTTCGCGGCGATGGACTGGCTCGGCCTCGATCACGACGGCGAGGCCCTGAGCCAATACGAACAGGCCCCCCGTCACCGCGAGGTGGCCGAGGCCATGCTCGCATCCGGCACGGCCTACAAATGCTTCTCGACCCAGGACGAGATCGAGGCTTTCCGTGAAGCCGCCCGCGCCGAGGGCCGCTCGACGCTCTTTCAGTCGCCCTGGCGCGATGCCGACCCCGCAACACATCCCGACGCGCCCTTCGCGATCCGGGTCAAGGCGCCCCGCGACGGCAAGACCGTGATCCATGACGCCGTGCAGGGCGACGTGACCTTCGGCAACGACCAGTTGGACGACATGATCGTGCTGCGTTCTGACGGTAACCCCACGTATATGCTCGCCGTCGTCGTGGACGATCACGACATGGGCGTGACCCATGTGATCCGGGGCGACGACCACCTCAACAACGCCGCGCGCCAGAAGATGATCTATGACGCGATGGGCTGGGACGTGCCGGTCTTCGCCCATATCCCCCTCATCCACGGACCCGACGGCAAGAAACTCTCGAAGCGCCACGGCGCGGCCGGGGTAGAGGAATACCGCGCGCTGGGGTACCCCGCCTCGGCCATGCGCAACTACCTCGCCCGGCTCGGCTGGTCGCATGGCGATGACGAGGTGTTTACCGACGCGCAGGCGTTGGAATGGTTCGACATCACGGGGATCGGCAAGGGCGCGGCGCGGCTCGACTTCAAGAAACTCGACCATGTCTCGGGCCAGCACATCCAGATGACGGACCCCGAGACGCTTATTTCGCAACTGCAGGATTATCTTGACGCGACGTCGCAGCCAGCATTGACTGACGCGCAGGTCAAGGCCCTGTTGCCCGCCCTGGAATTCACCCGCACCGGAGCCAAAACGCTGCCGCAACTCCTTGAAAAGTCTCATTTCGCGCTGGTGTCTCGACCCCTCGATCTGGACGAGAAGGCAGCCGCGTCGCTTGACGCTGTATCCCGTCGTATACTGGAAGAATTGACGCCGCAGTTGCAAACTGCTAGCTGGATGCGCGAAGAATTGGAGACTATTCTCAACGCGACGGCAGAAGCCCACGAATTGAAGTTCGGCAAGCTCGCGGCCCCCCTGCGTGCCGCGCTCGCCGGACGCGCCCAAAGCCCGAGCGTATTCGATATGATGCTGACTCTGGGACGGGAGGAAACCCTCGCCCGCCTCGCAGACGCCAGCAAGTAACCTCCTGCCCTTCGGGCGCAGGCACCAACAGAGGACATGTGGAATGACGAAGCAGACCGGAACGGCCAAGCTGAGTTTTGGTGACAAGGAACTCGAACTTCCGATGTATTCGCCCAGCGTCGGGCCGGACGTGATCGACATCTCCAAGCTCTATGCACAGGGCGACGTCTTCACCTTCGATCCGGGCTTTACCTCGACCGCGGCCTGCGACTCGACGATCACCTTCATCGACGGCGAAGAGGGTGTGCTTCTGCACCGGGGCTATCCGATCGACCAGCTCGCCTCGAAGTCGCATTTCCTCGAGGTCTGCTTTCTCCTTCTCTATGGTCACCTGCCGACCGGGGCCGAGCTTGAGGACTTCGAGTTCCGAGTGACCCGCCACACGATGCTCCACGAGCAGATGATCAAGTTCTACTCGGGCTTCCGCCGCGACGCGCATCCCATGGCGATCATGGTGGGCGTGGTCGGCGCGATGTCCGCCTTCTATCACGACTCGACCGATATCGCGGACCCCTGGCAGCGCGAAGTCGCCTCGATCCGGATGATTGCGAAGATGCCGACCATCGCGGCGATGGCCTACAAATACACGGTGGGCCAGCCCTTCGTCTATCCGCGCAACGACCTCGATTACGCCTCGAACTTCCTGCACATGTGTTTCTCGGTGCCGGCGGAAACCTATGAGGTCAACCCGATCCTGTCGCGCGCCATGGACCGGATCTTCACGCTCCACGCCGACCACGAACAGAACGCTTCGACCTCGACCGTGCGTCTGGCCGGTTCGTCGGGCGCGAACCCCTTCGCCTGCATCGCGGCCGGCATCGCCTGTCTCTGGGGGCCGGCGCATGGCGGCGCGAACCAGGCCTGCCTCGAAATGCTGAAGGAAATCGGCACCGTCGACCGCATCCCGGAGTATATCGCCCGCGCCAAGGACAAGGACGACCCCTTCCGCCTCATGGGCTTCGGCCACCGCGTCTACAAGAACTTCGACCCGCGTGCGAAGGTGATGAAGCAGTCGGCGGACGAAGTGCTTGACCTTTTGGGAATCGAGAACAACCCGCTGCTTCAAGTCGCCAAGGAACTGGAAAAACAGGCGCTCGAAGACCCCTATTTCGCCGAGAAAAAGCTCTTCCCGAACGTAGATTTCTATTCTGGCATCATCCTCGAGGCGATGGGCTTCCCGACCGCCATGTTCACCCCGATCTTCGCGCTCGCGCGCACCGTGGGCTGGATTTCCCAGTGGAAAGAAATGCTCGCAGACCCGAAACAGAAGATCGGCCGTCCGCGCCAACTCTACGTCGGCGAAACGCAACGCGACTACGTGGACGTGGAAAACCGCTGATCGCGCGACACCCCGCGCCACCGAGATCTGGATCAAGGGCCGCCCGCGAGCGGCCCTTTCCTTTTGCGCCGCCCCCCGCGAGCCCATTCCCTGCCCGTTTCCCGTCCGCTCCCTCGAATGCCCCCCTTTCGCCAAAATCTCGCCCGCAGGCGCCGCGCCTGAACCCAAACCCATCGCCCCGCGTCCCCTGCTTCTCTGGTTCATAAATATCCCGGGGGTGTGGGGGCAGAGCCCCCACTTTAGACTTGGGTGTGGGCGCAGAGCCCCCACTTTAAACTTGGGTATGGGCGCAGAGCCCCCACTTGGCGGGGGTCCGGGGGCGGCAGCCCCCGGCGGGTCGCGGCACGACGAAGTCGTGACGGGAAACACCCTGCCCCGGCCCGGCAATTCCCGTTCCCCTGTTGGCAATGTCCCGCCCCCCCGCTACAACCCACTGACCCAACGGTGAGGAACCCATGTTCTCGAACATTTCGCGCTTTTTCGTCTGGATCATCATGGGCCTCGTGCTCGTGGGACTGGTGGGCTTCGGCTCGTTCAACTTCGGCGGTTCGGCCAATTCCATCGGCCGCGTCGGCGACACCGATATCGACGCCTCCGCCTATTTCCGCGAACTCAACGCCGAGTTCCGCGCCTGGGAGGCCCAGACCGGCCAGAACATTACCATGGCGCAGGCCCAGACCATCGGTCTCGACCAGCAGGTCCTGTCCCGCGTGATCACCACCACGGCGCTCGAGAACGAAACCGCGCGCGTCGGCATTTCCGTGGGCGACCAGAACCTCGCCACCCGCGTGACCGAGATCGAGGCCTTTCAGGGCCCCAACGGCGCCTTCGACCGCGAGACCTACAACTTCGTGCTCGACCAGTCCGGCCTCACCGCCCGCGAGTTCGAGGAAACCATGCGCGCCGAGGTGGCCCGCACGATCCTCGCTGGTGCCGTGACGCAAGGCGTCACCATGCCCGAGGTCTATACCAACACGCTCTACGCGTATGCCCGCGAGACCCGCGATTTCACCTGGGCCGAAGTGACCGCCACCGCGCTTGAAACGCCCGTGCCAGCCCCCTCGGACGAAGAGGTGCAGGCCTGGTATGACGCGAACCCCGAAGCTTACACCCAGCCCGAAACCCGCCAGATCACCTATGCCTGGATGCGTCCCGAGGACGTGGTTGCCCAGATTCCGGTCTCGGACGAGGACCTCCGACAGCAGTATGAGGCGCGGCTCGAGGAATTCGTGATTCCGGAACGCCGCCTCGTCGAGCGCCTCGTCTTTGCCGATGAAGGCGCCGCCCAATCCGCCGCTGACCGGATCGCCGCGGGCGAGACGAACTTCGACGACGAAGTGGAAGCCCGTGGACTGTCGCTGGGCGACGCCGACCTTGGCGATGTGACCCGAGGCGCACTCGGCGCCGCCGGAGAGCCCATCTTCGCGCTCGAGGAACCCGGCGTTGTCGGCCCCATCGACACCGACCTCGGCCCGGCGCTCTTTCGGATGAACGCTATCCTCGCGGCGTCGGAGACCACCTTCGAGGAGGCCCGGGAGGGGCTTCTCACCGACTACACCGCCGATGCTGCCCGTCGCCTCGTGCAGGCCAAGGCGCGCGAGCTCGACGAACAACTCGCCTCCGGCGCGACGCTCGAGGAACTGGCCGAAGCCGAAGAGGGACTCACCGTCGGCAAGATCGCCTGGTACGAGGGCATGGAAGACGGCATCGCCGCCTACGACGGCTTCCGGAGCGCCGCCGCCGATGTCACCCAGACCGACTTCCCCGAGGTTTTCGAACTCTCCGATGGCTCGGTCGCCGCAATCCGTCTCGACGAAATCCGGGCCCCGGAACTCCGGCCGCTCGATGACGTGCGCGACGAGGTCGTCGCCGACTGGCGTGCCGATGCCACGGCAAGCGCCCTTACTGCCCGCGCGCAGGAGCTGATCGCGCTCTTCGCCGAAGGCAACGAAACGCCCGCCACTCAAGGACTCGCCGAAGTGGTGGAAGAGGACATGGCGCGCACCGCCTTCGTCGCAGGGACACCCCCGTCCCTTCTCGAAGAGATCTTCGCGATGGAGGTCGGCGAGTGGCGCGTCATTTCCGGTGACGGGATCACCGTCATGGCCCGGCTCGACGCGATCGCCGAGCCCGACCAGTCCTCTGAAGAGGCCCGGCAGATCAAGTCGACCTTCTCGGCGCGGATGGGCCAGACCCTCGCGCTCGACCTGCAGGATGCCTTCGCCACCGCCATCGAGGAGCAGACCGGCGTCACCCTCGATCAGGCGGTGATCAACGCCGTCCACGCGAACTTCCCGTAAGAGCCAGACAAGAACAGATCCGACCATGCGCCTCACGCCCACTTTCGAAGACTTTGAACGCGGCTGGAGCGAAGGCCGCAACATGGTCGTCTACACAAGGCTCGCCGCCGACCTCGACACCCCGGTGTCGCTCATGTTGAAGCTGACCGAGGCGCGCAAGGACAGCTTCATGCTCGAAAGCGTCACGGGCGGCGAGGTCCGGGGCCGCTATTCCATCATCGGCATGAAGCCCGATCTGATCTGGGAATGCCGGGGCACGCAGTCGCGCACCAACCGGCAGGCCCGGTTCGACGCGGACGCCTTCACCGACGACACCACTGACCCGCTGACCGCCTTTCGTGCCATCCTCGCCGAAAGCGAGATCGACTTGCCAGAAGGTCTGCCGGCCGCCTCTGCCGGACTTTTCGGCTATCTCGGCTACGACATGATCCGGCTGGTCGAACGGCTACCCAATGTGAACCCCGACCCTATCGGCAATCCCGACGCGCTCATGATGCGTCCCTCGGTGGTCGCCGTTCTGGATGGAGTGAAGGGCGAGGTCGCGCTCGTCGCGCCATCGTTCCAATCCTCGGGCCTCACCGCCCGCGCCGCCTATGCCCAGGCCGCCGAGCGCGTTCAGGACGCCCTGCGCGACCTCGAACGCCGGCCCGCCACGACCCATGATCTGGGCGAGGCCACCGAGATCGGCGAGGCGGTATCGAACTTCACCCATGACGAATATCTTGCCGCTGTCGAGAAGGCGAAGGACTACATCCGCGCAGGCGACATCTTTCAGGTCGTGCCGGCGCAACGCTGGACGCAGGATTTCCCCCTGCCGCCCTTCGCCCTCTACCGGAGCCTGCGGCGCACGAACCCCTCGCCCTTCATGTTCTATTTCAATTTCGGGGAGTTCCAGGTCATCGGCGCCTCGCCCGAAATCCTCGTGCGCGTTTTCGGCCGCGAGGTGACCATCCGCCCCATCGCCGGCACCCGCCCGCGTGGCGCGACGCCTGCCGAGGACAAGGCGCTGGAAGAAGACCTGCTCGCCGACAAGAAGGAATTGGCCGAACACCTCATGCTGCTCGATCTCGGGCGCAACGACGTGGGCCGGGTGGCCAGGATCGGCACCGTGCGCCCGACCGAGGAATTCATCGTCGAACGCTACAGCCACGTCATGCACATCGTCTCGAATGTGGTGGGCGAACTCAGCGATGACCACGACGCGCTGTCGGCCTTCCTCGCCGGGATGCCCGCGGGCACCGTCTCCGGCGCACCGAAAGTCCGCGCGATGGAGATCATCGACGAGCTGGAGCCGGAAAAGCGCGGCGTCTATGGCGGCGGCGTCGGTTATTTCTCGGCAATGGGCGACATGGATATGTGTATCGCGCTACGCACCGCCGTGGTGAAGGACGGCAAGCTCTATATCCAGTCCGGCGGCGGCGTGGTCTATGACTCCGACCCCGAGGCCGAGTTCATGGAGACCGTGAACAAGTCCAAGGCGATCCGCCGCGCTGCCGAGGACGCGGGCCTCTTTACCCGCATGGGCAACGCCTGATACTTCGGGGCGCGCGCCCTTGCATCGGTCCTCGAATACTCAGACGCCGCCCCCGCGCACCTCTCACCCCGTCAGCCTAGAGCAAGCTGGGGAGCGCGAGGGGGCACCCCCCCTCGCCCAGTCGCAGGTCGCGACAGCGACAGACGAAACCCGAAACCGGCTAGTCGACCGGCACCACGGTCAGCTTGCCCGCCTGCATGAGCGGCACGAGCAGCATCCCGTCCTTCACGCCGATGTCGGCGGCCCCCGCTTCGGTCGTGGCCAGCACCTCCTGCGCGCCCTCCACCAGCGCCACGAGCTCGCCTGTGGGATTGTCGGACCAGATGATCTTGTTGCCGACCACCACGACGCCGTCGATCGCCCCGGTCTCCTCGCCGCCGGGCACGATGGCCGGCGCACCGCCGTCGTAGCCCACCTTGAAGAGCGCGCCCCTGCCGGACACGCCGTTCTCCATCGAGAAACTCTCGCCCATGGACCCCACGATCAGCCCGTCCTCCGCTGCCCAGATCCCGTTTGGCAAGGACAGGCTGCCAGCCGGGACAAAGACCTCCGCGGTCCCCTCCATCACACGGTAGACCCCGCCCCCCATCATGTCGGTGACATAGACCGACCCGTCGGGACCGATGGCCACATCGTTGGGAAACATCGCCCCCTCGAGGGCCACGGTCGCCTCGACCGTGCCCGAGGCCACGTTGATCACATGAAGCCCCGTGGCGTCCGCGACATAGAGCTTGCCATTGGCCGATGCCATCCCTTTGGGGTCCATCAGCCCGGTTACCCAATCCGCCTCGATCATCTCACCTTCGGGCGACACCAGCGACAGCCCCCCGTCCATCCCCCCGTCGGGTCCGAAGACACCGATGTTGGACACGACGATCTGCCCGCTCCCGGCCTCCCAATAGGCCGATTCCGGCGTCCGGAACCCCTCGAGCGTCCAGCCGCCGTGGCTTTCGGCCAAAAGCGGCGTTGCCGCACAGACGGCACCTGCGATCAGAAATCCTCTCATGACATCCTCCCTGATGATGCCATGACTCTCGCGCCGGGGCCCCCCGCAGGCCAATCAATACGCGACATAGGCGGCGACGGCCCGCCGAGCACCCGCCTTGGGCAATGCAACAGCACCCAAAGGTGCCCGGTTCCCCTTCACCGCTTCATAAGTACCCTGGAGGGGGTCGCCAGTGTCGCGCCGTTCGTCCGAGAGGCAACGGCGACGGGGAGGCAAAGCCTCCCCCAATCGGTCGTCCCGGACGTAGTCCGGGGCGAAGCCTATTCCGCCGCCTCGGCCATCGCCGGGCGAATGATCTTGTCGAGTATCTCTTCCGTGATCGGCCCGGCGAAGCGTTTCACCACAACACCGTCGCCGTCGATCACGAATGTCTCGGGCACCCCGTAAAGGCCCCAGTCGAGCCCGGTGCGGCCCGAATCGTCCTGCACGAGCGCTGTGAAGGGATCGCCCAGCTCGTTCAGGAACTTCGCCGCGTTCTCCGTCGTGTCCTTATAGTTCACGCCATAGATCGGCACGCCGGCCTCGGCCATCGCGACGAGCTGCGGATGTTCGACCCGGCAAGGCGCGCACCAGGAGGCCCAGAAATTGACCAGCTTCACCTTGCCGTCAGCCAGCGTCGCGGCGTCGAAGCCCTCCGCATTCGGAAAGGCGCTCACGGTCAGCGCCGGGGCGACCCCGCCTTCGCGGGTGGACGGGAGCGCATCGCCCCCCTCCCTGTTCATGCCAAAGAAAAACAGCGCCGCGAGGCCCGCAAAGACCAGCGGCGGCAGGATCATCATGGGCTTCATGACGTCGACGTTCTCCGTGCTTCGGCTGCCGCCAGCGCCGCCTTGGCGCGTTTCGACTGCCACCATGTCAGCGCGATGACTGCGGCCATCAGCCCCAGCGTCGCGACCCAGGACCAGATCACCGGCCCCGCGTATTTTCCCAGATCAAGCATCCGCCATCCTCTCGCGCATCTGAAGCGCATGAAGCCGCCGCTTGCGCACCTCGGTCCGGGTGCGCACCAGAAGCAACGCCACGAAAAGGGCCACGAAGCCCACGAGACAGATCACCAACGGCTGCCAATAGACGTCCGAGACGTTCTCTTCGGCATCGAGCGACAGGCTCGCTCCCTGATGAAGGCCCTGGTTCCAGAAGTTCACCGCGTAACGGGACAGGAGCGCGAAGACGCTGCCCACGATGGCCAGAACGGAGGTCAGGTCGGCGGCGGTGTCCGGATCCTCGATCGCGGCCCAGAGCGCCATGTAGCCCAGATAGAACAGAAAAAGCACGAGGAACGAGGTCAGGCGCGGGTCCCAGGCCCACCAGGTGCCCCACATCGGCTGGCCCCAGACCGCGCCCGTGATGAGCGCGGCGAGCGTCATCACCACACCGACGAGCGCGGCCGCCTTGGCGGCTAGCGCGCTCACGTGATGTCGCCGGATGAGCCAGATGAGCGAAGCGACGAGCATCATCACCCAGATGTTGATCGCCATCATCGCTGTCGGCACGTGGACGTAGATGATCTTCACCGAGGACCCAAACCGCGCGGCCTCGGGCGTGAAGAAGAACCCCCAGACCAGCCCGACTGCCAGCGTGACCACGGCAATCCCCGTGGCCCAGGGCAGAAGCCAGCCCGAGATTTCCATGAACTTGACCGGGTTGGCCCAGGCCCAGAGCCAGTTCCAACCATCACGTCCCTGCTTGATCCTCGCGTCGTCCATGCTCTTCCCCTATGGCGTTGTCCCGGTCCGGGCAAGCGCCTCATATTCACATTATCGCAGGTTGATACGCAATGCCGCAGCCGCCGCGAAAGGTAGAAGCGCGATTGACCCCAGCGTGATCCCCGCGACCATGAGCATCGGCGTCATCGCCTCGAATCCCGCCATCCCGCGTGCCGCGGCTTCGGCCCCGAATATCAGCGTGGGAATGTACAGCGGCAGGACGAGAAGCGAGAGCAAGAGCCCGCCGCGCTTCAGCCCGACGGTCAGCGCCGCTCCGAAGGCCCCGATCATCGACAGCGCAGGCGTGCCGAGCGCGAGGCTCCCCATGATCCAGAGGAACCCCTCGGGAGGCATGTTGAGGAGCCCGCCGAAGACCGGCGCGGCGATCACCAGCGGCAGACCCGTGGTCAGCCAATGCGCCACCGCCTTCATCACCACCGCGCCCTCCATCGGAATCGGCGCGGTCGCGAGAAGATCGAGGGTCCCGTCCTCGAAATCGAGCTGGAAGATCCGGTCGAGCGACAGGAGACAGGCCAAGAGCGCCCCGACCCAAAGGATCCCCGGCGCGATGGGTGCCAGGATCGCAGCCTCCGGGCCGACACCGAAGGGCACCAGCGCCGTGACGATCAGGAAGAACGCAAGCCCCAGGCCGAAGCCGCCGCCGGCCCGCACCGACAGGCGTAGGTCCCGCAGGAGAAGCGCGATCACAGGAAGGCCTCGTCGA harbors:
- the gltX gene encoding glutamate--tRNA ligase codes for the protein MSHTPVVTRFAPSPTGYLHIGGARTALFNWLYARGRGGKFLLRIEDTDRERSTPEATAAIFAAMDWLGLDHDGEALSQYEQAPRHREVAEAMLASGTAYKCFSTQDEIEAFREAARAEGRSTLFQSPWRDADPATHPDAPFAIRVKAPRDGKTVIHDAVQGDVTFGNDQLDDMIVLRSDGNPTYMLAVVVDDHDMGVTHVIRGDDHLNNAARQKMIYDAMGWDVPVFAHIPLIHGPDGKKLSKRHGAAGVEEYRALGYPASAMRNYLARLGWSHGDDEVFTDAQALEWFDITGIGKGAARLDFKKLDHVSGQHIQMTDPETLISQLQDYLDATSQPALTDAQVKALLPALEFTRTGAKTLPQLLEKSHFALVSRPLDLDEKAAASLDAVSRRILEELTPQLQTASWMREELETILNATAEAHELKFGKLAAPLRAALAGRAQSPSVFDMMLTLGREETLARLADASK
- a CDS encoding peptidylprolyl isomerase; the protein is MFSNISRFFVWIIMGLVLVGLVGFGSFNFGGSANSIGRVGDTDIDASAYFRELNAEFRAWEAQTGQNITMAQAQTIGLDQQVLSRVITTTALENETARVGISVGDQNLATRVTEIEAFQGPNGAFDRETYNFVLDQSGLTAREFEETMRAEVARTILAGAVTQGVTMPEVYTNTLYAYARETRDFTWAEVTATALETPVPAPSDEEVQAWYDANPEAYTQPETRQITYAWMRPEDVVAQIPVSDEDLRQQYEARLEEFVIPERRLVERLVFADEGAAQSAADRIAAGETNFDDEVEARGLSLGDADLGDVTRGALGAAGEPIFALEEPGVVGPIDTDLGPALFRMNAILAASETTFEEAREGLLTDYTADAARRLVQAKARELDEQLASGATLEELAEAEEGLTVGKIAWYEGMEDGIAAYDGFRSAAADVTQTDFPEVFELSDGSVAAIRLDEIRAPELRPLDDVRDEVVADWRADATASALTARAQELIALFAEGNETPATQGLAEVVEEDMARTAFVAGTPPSLLEEIFAMEVGEWRVISGDGITVMARLDAIAEPDQSSEEARQIKSTFSARMGQTLALDLQDAFATAIEEQTGVTLDQAVINAVHANFP
- the ccmD gene encoding heme exporter protein CcmD; its protein translation is MLDLGKYAGPVIWSWVATLGLMAAVIALTWWQSKRAKAALAAAEARRTSTS
- a CDS encoding ComEC/Rec2 family competence protein: MVSERLERLRGRLVLFAPVFLGIGIGGYFLLRVEPGRVTWALIAFAVLGLGLLARWIGRRSLSGFGLPVLAVAAVLCGVGVAGWRADRVAAPVLGFRYYGPVEGRIVAVDVSGSDAVRLTLDEVRLDRLRPERVPKRVRVSLHGAQQWIAPTPGMRVAVTAHLSGPEGPVEPNGFDFRRQAWFRGIGAVGYTRVPAMVVAPSERDLPIARLRAGISAAVRAAIPGEAGAFAAAITTGDRAAMGTATVETLRDSNLAHLLAISGLHMGLLVGFVFASLRLGLVLVPGWATRTDIRRIAAAGALVAGGFYLSLSGGAVSTERAFIMVAVMMGGIIAGRRALTLRAVAVAALVLLVLQPESLVEAGFQMSFAATTALVAVFGTLRSFETGRVPKWARPVFAVVLSSLVAGLATAPFSAGIFNRVVHYGLIANVVAVPVMGTLIMPLAVVAALLAPLGLSWIALDLMRWPIEWILWVARWTADLPGAVDTVVVPPGWVLPVIALGGLTTILLRGWGRVLGAAAVAAALVGWTQATRPDILISPSGGLVGAMGADGRGLSKDRGDGFAAENWLANDGDGADQPTGFARAVFTGEEGLRIAEVKGLTVAHLAGRGALDRVGEACAVADFVVVTKTPEGGAPCPVLSEAVLSQTGSMAIWIGNGNARIVTEAQVSGRRPWTMAGRRAGEGARNDEGRGDDASAPLAMYLGLEAPVQ
- the gltA gene encoding citrate synthase; amino-acid sequence: MTKQTGTAKLSFGDKELELPMYSPSVGPDVIDISKLYAQGDVFTFDPGFTSTAACDSTITFIDGEEGVLLHRGYPIDQLASKSHFLEVCFLLLYGHLPTGAELEDFEFRVTRHTMLHEQMIKFYSGFRRDAHPMAIMVGVVGAMSAFYHDSTDIADPWQREVASIRMIAKMPTIAAMAYKYTVGQPFVYPRNDLDYASNFLHMCFSVPAETYEVNPILSRAMDRIFTLHADHEQNASTSTVRLAGSSGANPFACIAAGIACLWGPAHGGANQACLEMLKEIGTVDRIPEYIARAKDKDDPFRLMGFGHRVYKNFDPRAKVMKQSADEVLDLLGIENNPLLQVAKELEKQALEDPYFAEKKLFPNVDFYSGIILEAMGFPTAMFTPIFALARTVGWISQWKEMLADPKQKIGRPRQLYVGETQRDYVDVENR
- a CDS encoding DsbE family thiol:disulfide interchange protein gives rise to the protein MKPMMILPPLVFAGLAALFFFGMNREGGDALPSTREGGVAPALTVSAFPNAEGFDAATLADGKVKLVNFWASWCAPCRVEHPQLVAMAEAGVPIYGVNYKDTTENAAKFLNELGDPFTALVQDDSGRTGLDWGLYGVPETFVIDGDGVVVKRFAGPITEEILDKIIRPAMAEAAE
- a CDS encoding SMP-30/gluconolactonase/LRE family protein — encoded protein: MRGFLIAGAVCAATPLLAESHGGWTLEGFRTPESAYWEAGSGQIVVSNIGVFGPDGGMDGGLSLVSPEGEMIEADWVTGLMDPKGMASANGKLYVADATGLHVINVASGTVEATVALEGAMFPNDVAIGPDGSVYVTDMMGGGVYRVMEGTAEVFVPAGSLSLPNGIWAAEDGLIVGSMGESFSMENGVSGRGALFKVGYDGGAPAIVPGGEETGAIDGVVVVGNKIIWSDNPTGELVALVEGAQEVLATTEAGAADIGVKDGMLLVPLMQAGKLTVVPVD
- the trpE gene encoding anthranilate synthase component I, translated to MRLTPTFEDFERGWSEGRNMVVYTRLAADLDTPVSLMLKLTEARKDSFMLESVTGGEVRGRYSIIGMKPDLIWECRGTQSRTNRQARFDADAFTDDTTDPLTAFRAILAESEIDLPEGLPAASAGLFGYLGYDMIRLVERLPNVNPDPIGNPDALMMRPSVVAVLDGVKGEVALVAPSFQSSGLTARAAYAQAAERVQDALRDLERRPATTHDLGEATEIGEAVSNFTHDEYLAAVEKAKDYIRAGDIFQVVPAQRWTQDFPLPPFALYRSLRRTNPSPFMFYFNFGEFQVIGASPEILVRVFGREVTIRPIAGTRPRGATPAEDKALEEDLLADKKELAEHLMLLDLGRNDVGRVARIGTVRPTEEFIVERYSHVMHIVSNVVGELSDDHDALSAFLAGMPAGTVSGAPKVRAMEIIDELEPEKRGVYGGGVGYFSAMGDMDMCIALRTAVVKDGKLYIQSGGGVVYDSDPEAEFMETVNKSKAIRRAAEDAGLFTRMGNA